The Candidatus Methylomirabilota bacterium genome contains a region encoding:
- a CDS encoding glycosyltransferase family 4 protein: MRILIVSQMTPYLPCHDGFRVLAAHLLQNLARHHRVALIAAATPAETPEQQRWPIPFCAWTETVPLARWSHPLTGAPDEGVARLRAAVLRALERFAPDVIHLEGGVLAPLARVNGVPTVLSIHDSRALRAREFRRLARTPWAWLRAGLLERREAAWEHRWFGAADACVVLSEEDRTALAGLGLSARTQVIPTGIDLRQYEFRRAGQPGRIVFTGNLAWPPNVDAARRFATVIFPKVRAAVPRAEFVVAGADPVPAVRALGALPGVRVTGTVPDLRPSIWGAGVYVSPLRAGFGMKNKILEAMALGTPIVASPRSLSGLRDVAAGRHLLVADSDDATAQAVLTLLSDGTTADTLACNARALVERCYSWPTVARRYEALLGQVAGAESAEAMA; encoded by the coding sequence ATGCGTATCCTCATCGTCTCGCAGATGACGCCATACCTGCCCTGCCACGACGGCTTCCGGGTGCTGGCCGCGCACCTGCTGCAGAACCTCGCGCGCCACCACCGGGTAGCCCTCATCGCCGCCGCTACGCCCGCGGAGACCCCCGAGCAGCAGCGGTGGCCGATACCTTTCTGCGCCTGGACCGAGACGGTGCCGCTGGCGCGCTGGTCACATCCCCTGACCGGCGCTCCCGACGAGGGCGTGGCCCGACTCCGCGCGGCGGTGCTACGCGCCCTCGAGCGGTTCGCCCCCGACGTGATTCACCTGGAGGGTGGCGTCCTGGCGCCGCTGGCGCGCGTCAACGGCGTCCCCACGGTGCTCTCGATCCACGACTCGCGCGCGCTGCGCGCGCGGGAGTTCAGGCGCCTGGCCCGCACGCCCTGGGCCTGGCTGCGGGCCGGCCTTCTGGAGCGGCGCGAGGCGGCGTGGGAGCACCGCTGGTTCGGGGCAGCCGACGCCTGCGTCGTCCTCTCCGAGGAGGATCGCACGGCCCTGGCCGGACTCGGCCTGAGCGCGCGGACCCAGGTGATCCCGACGGGCATCGACCTGCGCCAGTACGAGTTCCGCCGCGCGGGGCAGCCGGGGCGGATCGTCTTCACTGGCAACCTGGCCTGGCCTCCCAACGTCGACGCCGCGCGCCGCTTCGCGACGGTCATCTTCCCGAAGGTGCGCGCGGCGGTCCCGCGGGCCGAGTTCGTCGTGGCCGGCGCGGACCCCGTCCCCGCCGTGCGCGCGCTCGGCGCGCTGCCCGGTGTCCGCGTCACCGGCACCGTCCCCGACCTCCGGCCCAGCATCTGGGGCGCCGGCGTCTACGTCAGCCCGCTCCGCGCCGGCTTCGGGATGAAGAATAAGATCCTCGAGGCGATGGCGCTGGGGACGCCGATCGTGGCCTCCCCGCGCAGCCTCTCCGGCCTCCGGGACGTGGCGGCCGGCCGCCACCTGCTCGTCGCCGATAGCGACGACGCCACCGCCCAGGCCGTGCTCACGCTCCTGAGCGACGGCACCACCGCGGACACGCTGGCGTGCAATGCGCGGGCCCTGGTCGAGCGCTGCTACAGCTGGCCCACGGTTGCCCGTCGCTACGAGGCGCTGCTCGGCCAGGTGGCGGGGGCGGAGTCGGCGGAGGCGATGGCATGA
- a CDS encoding sigma-54 dependent transcriptional regulator, whose amino-acid sequence MNDRNVLIVESDLDQRRRVVAQLQHWGYTPVAVTSAEEALETVGRLRFAFSLVAIRLPGMSGIEFLRRAQGLTDSGPVVMVADSAHSSQIVEAIQAGADDFLRRPYTAEDLENAIKGLAGRAPRQTSASPAAVDENGARLERELGLLISPQMREIQAIIEQAARADVTVLICGETGVGKELVARAIHAHSPRRRAPFVKVNCAAVPRELLESELFGHERGAFTGAHQRKPGRFETADGGTIFLDEIGELHPALQAKLLHVLQDGEFSRVGGRNNITVDVRVICATNRDLAREVGTGRFREDLFYRLNVINILVPPLRERREEIPGLVRYFVQRYARLFNFPEPEIPPEAMEAFVQHAWPGNIRELENFIKRMIVLRDMALPRTLVTSPPLPAVSRGGGLESFATTKELSLKEISRRAVLEAERQVIVRALEHCRWNRVKTAKMLKISYRALLYKIKDMGLKQDSAAS is encoded by the coding sequence ATGAACGACCGGAACGTCCTGATCGTCGAGAGTGACCTCGACCAGCGGCGGCGCGTAGTCGCCCAGCTCCAGCACTGGGGGTATACCCCGGTCGCCGTCACGTCGGCCGAGGAGGCGCTGGAGACGGTGGGGCGCTTGCGCTTCGCCTTCTCGCTGGTCGCGATCCGCCTGCCGGGCATGTCCGGCATCGAGTTCCTGCGCCGCGCGCAGGGGCTCACCGATTCCGGGCCCGTGGTCATGGTGGCCGACAGCGCCCACAGCTCGCAGATCGTCGAGGCGATCCAGGCCGGCGCCGACGATTTCCTGCGGCGTCCCTACACGGCCGAAGATCTGGAGAACGCCATCAAGGGCCTGGCGGGCCGGGCCCCGCGGCAGACGTCCGCGTCGCCGGCGGCCGTCGATGAGAACGGCGCCCGCCTGGAACGCGAGCTGGGACTCCTGATCAGCCCACAGATGCGCGAGATCCAGGCCATCATCGAGCAGGCCGCCCGGGCCGACGTCACCGTGCTCATCTGCGGCGAGACCGGCGTGGGCAAGGAGCTGGTGGCGCGCGCCATCCACGCGCACTCGCCGCGCCGCCGGGCGCCGTTCGTGAAGGTGAACTGCGCAGCGGTGCCCCGCGAGCTGCTGGAGTCCGAGCTGTTCGGTCACGAGCGGGGCGCGTTCACCGGCGCCCACCAGCGCAAGCCGGGGCGCTTCGAAACGGCCGACGGCGGGACCATCTTCCTCGATGAGATCGGCGAGCTCCACCCGGCCCTGCAGGCCAAGCTGCTGCACGTCCTCCAGGACGGCGAGTTCTCGCGGGTGGGCGGCCGCAACAACATCACGGTGGACGTCCGTGTCATCTGCGCCACCAACCGCGACCTGGCCCGCGAGGTGGGGACCGGGCGCTTCCGCGAGGATCTCTTCTATCGCCTCAACGTCATCAACATCCTGGTGCCGCCGCTGCGCGAGCGGCGCGAGGAGATCCCGGGGCTGGTCCGGTATTTCGTCCAGCGCTACGCGCGCCTGTTCAACTTTCCCGAGCCCGAGATCCCCCCGGAGGCGATGGAGGCGTTCGTGCAGCACGCCTGGCCGGGCAACATCCGCGAGCTGGAGAACTTCATCAAGCGGATGATCGTGCTGCGGGACATGGCGCTGCCCCGGACGCTGGTGACCAGCCCCCCGCTTCCCGCCGTCTCCCGCGGCGGCGGGTTGGAGTCCTTCGCCACCACCAAGGAGCTCTCCCTCAAGGAGATCTCGCGGCGCGCCGTGCTCGAGGCCGAGCGGCAGGTCATCGTCCGGGCCCTCGAGCACTGCCGGTGGAACCGGGTCAAGACCGCCAAGATGCTGAAGATCAGTTACCGCGCACTCCTCTACAAGATCAAGGACATGGGCCTGAAGCAGGACTCGGCCGCGAGCTAA
- a CDS encoding alkaline phosphatase family protein produces MKPPLSIYVLVDALGWELIRSRPFLDDVLVEKRWLVTILGYSSGAIPSLLSGRYPGQHGHWNLFYLAPDRSPFRWTRPLRRLPGPLIENPLARRMIKRASRRLSGYSGYFSIYDYPVAHLAHFDLTEKRDIYQPGGLDCRSIFDELRDAGIRYECYNYHAHTDAEILALAPGRAAESEARVLFLYLSGLDSYLHLHVHEPDGVTAQLAWYEAGLRRVWDAATRARDDVRMFVFSDHGMTPVRWTYDLARDVATLGLRVPDDYLPAYDSTMARFWVWNDRARQRLLDLLADHPCGQLLDRAELARLGVWFEDGRYYHLLFLMKPGVLVCPSHMGTFRFAGMHGYHPSEPTADAVLLATTPIDRSVDHITRVYDVILDDLRIKSEVAWAAPSEASPSTGGAGFAGARNGPTTEAGARNSPTNDAGARTGPTTGAGAGTDPANGVAA; encoded by the coding sequence ATGAAGCCGCCGCTCTCGATCTACGTTCTCGTCGACGCGCTGGGCTGGGAGCTGATCCGCAGCCGCCCGTTCCTCGACGACGTGCTCGTCGAAAAACGTTGGCTCGTGACCATCCTTGGCTACAGCTCGGGAGCGATTCCCAGCCTGCTCTCGGGCCGCTATCCCGGCCAGCACGGCCACTGGAACCTCTTTTACCTGGCGCCCGACCGTTCGCCCTTCCGCTGGACGCGTCCGCTGCGGAGGCTGCCGGGTCCGCTCATCGAGAACCCCCTCGCCCGGCGCATGATCAAGCGCGCCTCGCGCCGGCTGAGCGGCTACAGCGGCTACTTCTCCATCTACGACTACCCCGTGGCGCATCTCGCGCACTTCGACCTCACCGAAAAGCGCGACATCTATCAGCCGGGCGGGCTCGACTGCCGCTCGATCTTCGACGAGCTGCGCGACGCCGGCATCCGCTACGAGTGCTACAACTATCACGCGCACACCGATGCTGAGATCCTGGCCCTGGCGCCGGGGCGGGCCGCCGAGTCCGAGGCGCGCGTCCTCTTCCTCTACCTGAGCGGGCTCGACAGTTACCTGCACCTCCACGTGCACGAGCCCGACGGGGTGACGGCGCAGCTCGCCTGGTACGAGGCGGGGCTGCGGCGGGTGTGGGACGCGGCCACCCGCGCGCGCGACGACGTCCGGATGTTCGTCTTCTCCGACCACGGCATGACGCCGGTGCGATGGACCTACGACCTGGCCCGGGACGTGGCGACGCTGGGGCTGCGGGTGCCCGACGACTACCTGCCAGCCTACGACTCGACGATGGCCCGCTTCTGGGTGTGGAACGACCGGGCCCGCCAGCGCCTGCTGGACCTGCTCGCCGACCACCCGTGCGGCCAGCTCCTCGATCGCGCCGAGCTCGCGCGCCTGGGCGTGTGGTTCGAGGACGGCCGCTATTACCACCTGCTCTTCCTGATGAAACCCGGCGTCCTCGTCTGCCCCAGCCACATGGGGACGTTCCGCTTCGCGGGGATGCACGGCTACCACCCGAGCGAGCCGACGGCCGACGCCGTGCTGCTGGCCACGACGCCGATCGACCGCTCCGTGGACCACATCACGCGCGTGTACGACGTGATCCTCGACGACCTGCGGATTAAATCGGAGGTGGCCTGGGCGGCCCCCTCCGAGGCCTCCCCCAGCACCGGTGGCGCCGGCTTCGCCGGCGCTCGAAACGGCCCGACGACCGAGGCCGGCGCTCGAAACAGCCCGACCAATGACGCCGGCGCTCGAACAGGCCCGACGACCGGGGCGGGGGCTGGAACCGACCCGGCCAACGGAGTGGCGGCGTGA
- the udk gene encoding uridine kinase, whose protein sequence is MTVAPYLVGVAGGSGAGKTALVQVIAAALGPPRVALLVHDAYYRDRSDVEPAGRRQLNFDVPPALDQELFRAHLGALRRGDRIIPPRYCFATHCRLEPGEPLEPREVVLVEGILLLHDPLVRDLLDLSIYVDAPDGLRLARRIARDTAERGRTAESVLEQYRATVLPAHGRFVEPTKVWADLVLINTGRLEAIAEVAAAVIRARLARRQRAAGVRAA, encoded by the coding sequence ATGACAGTCGCGCCCTATCTCGTCGGCGTCGCCGGCGGCAGCGGCGCCGGCAAGACGGCGCTCGTGCAGGTGATCGCCGCGGCCCTCGGCCCCCCGCGCGTCGCCCTGCTGGTCCATGACGCCTACTACCGCGACCGCAGCGATGTGGAGCCGGCCGGCCGCAGACAGCTCAACTTCGACGTCCCCCCGGCCCTCGATCAGGAGCTCTTCCGCGCCCACCTGGGAGCGCTCCGCCGCGGGGACCGGATCATACCACCGCGCTACTGCTTCGCCACGCACTGCCGGCTGGAGCCGGGCGAGCCGCTCGAGCCGCGCGAGGTCGTCCTGGTCGAGGGCATCCTGCTGCTCCACGACCCGCTGGTCCGTGACCTTCTCGACCTCAGCATTTACGTGGACGCGCCCGACGGCCTCCGGCTGGCGCGTCGGATCGCACGGGACACCGCCGAGCGCGGCCGCACCGCGGAGTCCGTCCTCGAGCAGTACCGGGCGACGGTGTTGCCGGCTCACGGGCGGTTCGTGGAGCCCACGAAGGTCTGGGCCGATCTGGTCCTGATCAACACCGGGCGCCTCGAGGCCATTGCCGAAGTGGCCGCGGCAGTCATCCGGGCACGCCTGGCGCGCCGGCAGAGGGCGGCGGGGGTCCGGGCGGCGTGA
- a CDS encoding polysaccharide biosynthesis/export family protein, whose amino-acid sequence MRLVKSLVLGFTLVVAIGPFTLAAAQPQTRPPVRPQPSPAPPTPPPARPAPAAPPAASPTTTPALGATTPLPSDYIIGPGDVLQVSVWKNETLSRVVPVRPDGKISMPLLHDIHAAGLSAMQLRDKISTALGEFLPNPEVSVSVTEVHSMRVSVLGEVQKPGVLELRGITTVLEAIAMAGGFRDFASPSKITIIRTDGNGQTQKLRFNYNRAVSNSGDEQNLVLKPGDVIVVP is encoded by the coding sequence ATGAGACTCGTGAAGTCGCTCGTCCTCGGATTCACCCTCGTGGTCGCCATCGGCCCCTTCACGCTGGCCGCCGCCCAGCCGCAGACCCGTCCGCCGGTCAGGCCGCAGCCGTCGCCGGCGCCGCCGACGCCGCCCCCCGCGCGCCCCGCTCCGGCGGCGCCGCCGGCCGCGTCGCCGACCACCACCCCAGCGCTGGGGGCCACCACGCCGCTGCCGTCGGACTACATCATCGGACCCGGCGACGTGCTGCAGGTCTCCGTGTGGAAGAACGAGACGCTTTCGCGCGTCGTCCCCGTCCGTCCCGACGGCAAGATCTCGATGCCGCTGCTGCACGACATCCACGCCGCCGGCCTGTCCGCGATGCAGCTCCGCGACAAGATCTCCACGGCGCTCGGCGAGTTCCTGCCGAACCCGGAGGTGTCCGTCAGCGTGACCGAAGTCCACAGCATGCGCGTGTCCGTCCTCGGCGAGGTGCAGAAGCCGGGCGTCCTCGAGCTGCGCGGCATTACCACAGTCCTCGAGGCCATCGCCATGGCCGGCGGGTTCCGCGACTTCGCCTCGCCGAGCAAGATCACGATCATCCGGACCGACGGCAATGGTCAGACGCAGAAGCTCCGCTTCAACTACAACCGGGCGGTGTCCAACTCCGGCGACGAGCAGAACCTGGTGCTCAAGCCGGGTGACGTCATCGTCGTCCCCTAG
- a CDS encoding XrtA system polysaccharide deacetylase, with the protein MPPDSARSVNVLTVDVEEYYHGVEFTEALGGDGLARLPSRVVDQTERLLDLLERYRARATFFTLGIVAQRHPRLVRTIVERGHEIASHGWDHTLLPALGPERFRRDVRAAKRALEQASGHAVWGYRAPNYSLRRDTPWALPTLYEEGYAYDSSVHPIAHDRYGFPDAPRFPHVALESDGVDFWEVPVGTARFAGVNLPLGGGFFRLFPLALLRAAIASVNRREGRPAVLYVHPWELDPDQPRLPMKRIHRFRHYVGLERTEVKLAALLSEFTFTPVAAAFGQIRPSPSALAPSAAS; encoded by the coding sequence GTGCCGCCTGATTCCGCCCGTTCCGTCAACGTCCTGACCGTCGACGTCGAGGAGTACTACCACGGCGTCGAGTTCACGGAAGCGCTCGGCGGCGACGGCCTGGCGCGCCTGCCCAGCCGCGTCGTGGACCAGACCGAGCGGCTGCTCGACCTCCTGGAGCGCTACCGCGCCCGCGCCACCTTCTTCACGCTGGGGATCGTCGCGCAACGCCATCCCCGCCTGGTGCGAACCATCGTCGAGCGCGGGCACGAGATCGCCTCCCATGGCTGGGACCACACGCTGCTGCCCGCGCTGGGGCCGGAGCGCTTTCGTCGCGACGTCCGCGCCGCCAAGCGCGCGCTCGAGCAGGCCTCCGGCCACGCCGTCTGGGGCTACCGGGCGCCGAACTACTCTCTCCGGCGCGACACGCCGTGGGCGTTGCCGACGCTGTACGAGGAAGGCTACGCGTACGACTCGAGCGTGCACCCCATCGCCCATGACCGCTACGGCTTCCCCGACGCTCCCCGGTTTCCCCACGTGGCCCTGGAGAGCGACGGCGTCGACTTCTGGGAGGTGCCGGTCGGCACCGCGCGCTTCGCGGGCGTCAACCTGCCCCTGGGCGGCGGCTTCTTCCGCCTCTTCCCGCTCGCACTGCTCCGCGCGGCCATCGCCAGCGTGAACCGGCGCGAGGGCCGGCCCGCCGTGCTCTACGTGCACCCGTGGGAGCTCGACCCCGACCAGCCGCGCCTTCCGATGAAGCGAATCCACCGCTTCCGCCATTACGTGGGGCTCGAGCGTACCGAGGTCAAGCTCGCGGCCCTGCTGAGCGAGTTCACGTTCACGCCCGTCGCGGCCGCCTTCGGCCAGATCCGACCGTCGCCGTCCGCGCTCGCACCTTCCGCGGCCTCCTGA
- a CDS encoding XrtA system polysaccharide chain length determinant — protein MTTQPNGNTDTARGLGLASVIEVVRRRRTLALLPFLFVLTAAASLAFFLPGLWTARAVVLVDRQQIPESFVKPTVTGDLDGQLLTLSQEILSRPRLARIIEELDLYPGLRRSHSIDDVVERMRRDIRLDFQGDAKSRGRGEPRTVAFSVAYSTTDPRTSMVVANKLAGLYVDENLKFREKQAAGTSEFLETQLDEVRARLQEQERRIADYKAQHMGELPEQREANLRTLERLQQQLQLAHESGRRANERRQLITRSLAEIDQTSGLASAGASGPNVTPTEAAAARLSLLKQELAQMQTRYTDRYPDVVALKDQIRALEAKVAESQAAPGPKAAPRREGRELRVAPQNPYIVSLLQQLDQANVEAKTTGEEVAALNRQIGSYQRRIENTPRREQELALITRDYETTRELFRSLLGKRGEAGIAADLEQRQKGERFRIIEPASLPERPAGPNRLRLLLIGLVLAAGASALAVVFAEQVDTSYRSVDEVRASLPVPVLSAIPTIATERDRARLVRQRRLATAAVAVGLLLVVGSSFAVAHKNDALVGRLTPVDTLAGKR, from the coding sequence ATGACGACTCAACCGAACGGCAACACCGACACCGCGCGCGGCCTCGGGCTGGCGTCCGTGATCGAGGTGGTGCGCCGGCGTCGCACACTGGCGCTCCTGCCCTTCCTCTTCGTGCTGACGGCGGCGGCCTCGCTCGCCTTCTTCCTGCCCGGGCTCTGGACGGCCCGGGCGGTGGTCCTGGTCGACCGCCAGCAGATCCCGGAATCGTTCGTCAAGCCGACAGTCACCGGCGACCTCGATGGCCAGCTGCTCACGCTGAGCCAGGAGATCCTCAGCCGGCCGCGCCTGGCCAGGATCATCGAGGAGCTCGATCTCTACCCCGGCCTGCGTCGGTCCCACTCGATCGACGACGTGGTCGAGCGGATGCGACGGGACATCCGCCTCGACTTCCAGGGCGACGCCAAGAGCCGCGGCCGGGGGGAGCCGAGGACGGTGGCGTTCAGCGTGGCCTACTCGACGACCGACCCCCGCACCTCGATGGTCGTCGCCAACAAGCTGGCCGGCCTCTACGTCGACGAGAATCTCAAGTTCCGCGAGAAGCAGGCGGCCGGCACCTCCGAGTTCCTGGAGACCCAGCTGGACGAAGTGCGCGCTCGCCTGCAGGAGCAGGAAAGACGCATTGCCGACTACAAGGCGCAGCACATGGGCGAGCTGCCCGAGCAGCGCGAGGCGAATCTGAGGACGCTGGAGCGGCTGCAGCAGCAGCTGCAGCTGGCTCACGAAAGCGGCCGGCGCGCCAACGAGCGCCGCCAGCTCATCACCCGTAGCCTGGCCGAGATCGACCAGACCAGCGGGCTGGCCAGCGCCGGCGCCAGCGGCCCGAACGTGACCCCGACCGAAGCCGCCGCCGCGCGCCTGAGCCTCCTCAAACAGGAGCTGGCCCAGATGCAGACCCGCTACACCGACCGCTACCCCGACGTCGTGGCCCTCAAGGACCAGATCCGGGCTCTGGAGGCCAAGGTGGCGGAGTCGCAGGCGGCGCCCGGGCCGAAGGCGGCTCCCCGGCGCGAGGGCCGGGAGCTGCGGGTGGCGCCCCAGAACCCGTACATCGTGAGTCTCCTGCAGCAGCTCGATCAGGCCAACGTCGAGGCCAAGACCACCGGCGAGGAGGTCGCCGCGCTCAACCGGCAGATCGGGTCCTACCAGCGCCGGATCGAGAACACGCCGCGGCGCGAGCAGGAGCTGGCGCTCATCACGCGCGACTACGAGACGACCCGCGAGCTCTTCCGCTCGTTGCTGGGCAAGCGCGGCGAGGCCGGGATCGCGGCCGACCTCGAGCAGCGCCAGAAGGGCGAGCGCTTCCGCATCATCGAGCCGGCCTCCCTGCCCGAGCGCCCGGCGGGACCGAACCGCCTGCGGCTGCTCTTGATCGGGCTCGTCCTGGCCGCGGGCGCCAGCGCGCTGGCCGTCGTCTTCGCCGAGCAGGTGGACACCTCGTACCGGAGCGTGGACGAGGTCCGCGCCAGCCTGCCCGTCCCCGTGTTGTCGGCGATCCCCACGATCGCGACCGAGCGGGACCGCGCGCGCCTGGTGCGCCAGCGGCGGCTGGCGACCGCGGCCGTGGCGGTGGGGCTACTCCTGGTGGTCGGCTCGTCCTTCGCCGTGGCCCACAAGAACGACGCCCTCGTGGGCAGGCTGACGCCAGTGGACACGCTGGCCGGCAAGAGGTGA
- a CDS encoding AAA family ATPase — protein sequence MYLEFYGLRDAPFSPTPDPKFLFQSVRHREALAQLVYGVRERKGFIVLTGEIGTGKTTLLRTLLERLDGNTPVAYIHNSALSIEGLLEYMLQDWGIKSTATTHAQRLFELNEFLIEQHRQGLSPVLVIDEAQNLSVEALEAVRLLSNFETTNQKLIQILLVGQPELRVKLNMLELRQLKQRIGLRCHIGPLSPEETRLYIRHRLRVAGAADPGIFTDGAVQKVSEYSRGIPRIVNIVCDHCLISGYADSKRRIDAAMVDEAIEYLEEGERPHWKRKRQASLVPSPGAVWAARGGVAVLVLVLIVMLVVAANAVGWLP from the coding sequence ATGTACCTCGAGTTCTACGGCCTCCGCGACGCACCCTTCAGCCCGACACCGGACCCCAAGTTCCTCTTCCAGTCCGTCCGGCACCGCGAGGCGCTGGCCCAACTCGTCTACGGCGTACGCGAGCGAAAGGGCTTCATCGTGCTCACCGGCGAGATCGGGACGGGCAAGACGACGCTGCTCCGCACGCTGCTGGAGCGGCTCGACGGCAACACGCCGGTCGCCTACATCCACAACTCCGCGCTGAGCATCGAAGGGCTGCTCGAGTACATGCTGCAGGACTGGGGCATCAAGTCCACCGCGACCACGCACGCCCAGCGCCTCTTCGAGCTGAACGAGTTCCTCATCGAGCAGCACCGGCAGGGATTGTCCCCGGTGCTGGTCATCGACGAGGCCCAGAACCTCTCGGTCGAGGCGCTGGAGGCCGTCCGTCTCCTCTCGAACTTCGAGACGACGAACCAGAAGCTGATTCAGATCCTGCTGGTCGGGCAACCCGAGCTGCGCGTCAAGCTGAACATGCTGGAGCTGCGTCAGCTCAAGCAGCGCATCGGGCTCCGCTGTCACATCGGGCCGCTGTCGCCGGAGGAGACCCGGCTCTACATCCGCCACCGGCTGCGCGTGGCCGGCGCCGCCGACCCCGGCATCTTCACGGACGGGGCGGTCCAGAAGGTCAGCGAGTACAGCCGCGGCATCCCGAGGATCGTGAACATCGTCTGCGACCACTGCCTGATCAGCGGCTACGCCGACAGCAAGCGGCGGATCGATGCGGCCATGGTTGACGAGGCGATCGAGTACCTCGAGGAGGGCGAACGGCCTCATTGGAAGCGCAAGCGCCAGGCGAGCCTCGTGCCCAGCCCGGGCGCCGTATGGGCGGCGCGCGGCGGTGTCGCCGTGCTCGTCCTGGTGTTGATCGTCATGCTGGTCGTCGCGGCGAACGCCGTCGGCTGGCTGCCGTGA
- a CDS encoding CpsD/CapB family tyrosine-protein kinase, with translation MSKFFKALENAERERESQPRVSPAEPRPVDERTDAPATPVSAAAPPAAPPAAPAKASVAPATTPPSAPSRPPAPPKTVKAAPSSPHSPAYGAPLAREAGGRGFQSVLEPPPAAEPGELDDHLVSLLEPTSLAAEQYRTVRLHIENLRRERDVRLVAISSPARGDGKTISAINIAGALAQAPDARVALVEVDVRHPGVARYLGLPNSRGLSGYLLDHAMTLDAVLERPEGVGFAVVVAGPVSSMPYELLKSPRLRALLAGLRERFDFVVVDTPPVLPSPDVGILRDLVDGFVLVVRANRTPREMVRDSLNAVGPDRVLGVIFNDDERTVVERDGDAAGWRAVLALGGSRAA, from the coding sequence GTGAGCAAATTCTTCAAGGCGCTCGAGAACGCCGAGCGGGAGCGCGAGAGCCAACCGCGCGTCTCTCCCGCTGAACCCCGTCCGGTGGACGAGCGGACGGACGCGCCAGCGACGCCGGTCAGCGCGGCGGCGCCGCCGGCTGCTCCGCCCGCCGCCCCCGCCAAAGCATCGGTCGCCCCGGCGACGACACCGCCCTCGGCCCCCAGCCGGCCCCCGGCGCCGCCGAAGACGGTCAAGGCCGCGCCGTCCAGTCCGCACTCGCCGGCTTACGGCGCGCCGCTGGCGCGGGAGGCGGGCGGCCGCGGGTTCCAGAGCGTCCTCGAGCCGCCGCCGGCGGCGGAGCCCGGCGAGCTCGACGATCACCTGGTCAGCCTGCTGGAGCCAACCAGCCTCGCCGCCGAGCAGTACCGCACGGTGCGCCTGCACATCGAGAACCTCCGCCGGGAGCGGGACGTCCGCCTGGTGGCCATCTCTTCTCCCGCGCGGGGCGACGGCAAGACGATCTCGGCGATCAACATCGCCGGCGCGCTGGCCCAGGCGCCCGATGCCCGCGTCGCCCTGGTCGAGGTGGACGTCCGCCATCCCGGCGTGGCGCGCTATCTCGGGCTGCCCAACAGCCGCGGACTCTCGGGCTACCTGCTCGATCATGCGATGACCCTCGATGCCGTCCTCGAGCGCCCCGAGGGCGTCGGCTTCGCCGTCGTCGTCGCCGGGCCCGTCTCGTCGATGCCCTACGAGCTGCTGAAGTCACCGCGCCTGCGCGCGCTCCTCGCGGGGCTGCGGGAGCGGTTCGACTTCGTCGTCGTCGACACGCCGCCGGTGCTGCCGTCCCCGGACGTCGGGATCCTGCGCGACTTGGTGGACGGCTTCGTCCTCGTCGTGCGCGCCAACCGCACGCCGCGTGAGATGGTGCGCGACAGCCTGAACGCGGTGGGGCCCGACCGCGTGCTCGGCGTCATCTTCAACGACGACGAGCGCACGGTGGTAGAGCGCGACGGCGACGCCGCCGGCTGGCGCGCGGTCCTGGCGCTCGGGGGCTCGCGTGCCGCCTGA